In a genomic window of Erigeron canadensis isolate Cc75 chromosome 5, C_canadensis_v1, whole genome shotgun sequence:
- the LOC122601553 gene encoding uncharacterized protein LOC122601553, with protein MSMYFVDEPMFEDDVFRQRYRMSRRLFLKIVEDITASFPWFRFSANAAGIRGFLAIQKCTCALRKLAYGNLAGNYDEGLSFSTRTTREFLDNFYIAIKHLYGEEYLRSPTSHDVARLYEEHEARHHFPGMIGSIDWSNNDINVLKQSPLFIPQVNGKSPKYEFNVNGYRYNRVYYLGDGSYPPWSCFVKAYA; from the exons ATGTCCATGTACTTTGTGGATGAGCCGATGTTTGAGGACGATGTCTTCCGTCAGAGATATCGTATGTCGAGgaggttatttttgaaaatcGTTGAAGATATCACTGCATCATTTCCATGGTTTCGGTTTTCAGCGAATGCGGCGGGTATTAGAGGGTTCTTGGCAATTCAAAAGTGCACGTGCGCACTACGGAAACTAGCGTACGGCAACCTGGCCGGCAACTATGATGAAGGGTTGTCGTTCTCTACTAGAACGACACGTGAGTTTCTAGACAACTTTTACATCGCCATAAAGCATCTTTATGGTGAAGAGTATTTGCGTTCTCCGACTAGCCACGATGTTGCGCGTTTATATGAGGAGCATGAAGCTAGACATCATTTTCCTGGCATGATCGGTAGCATTGACT GGTCAAACAATGACATCAATGTTTTGAAGCAATCGCCATTATTTATTCCCCAAGTGAATGGGAAGTCTCCTAAGTATGAGTTTAACGTAAACGGGTATCGTTACAATAGAGTATACTATCTAGGGGATGGTAGTTACCCACCTTGGTCTTGTTTTGTGAAGGCGTATGCTTAA